From Actinoplanes oblitus, a single genomic window includes:
- a CDS encoding STAS domain-containing protein: protein MDLDGQDPTFSATGAVDGDRVTVTVTGEVDMATADALFEAATPAGVRGATIDLRAVTFFDSAAIHTLIRLAERFPGTLRVMPSGRVRRVLDISGLSGQPWLKPDQD, encoded by the coding sequence GTGGATCTAGACGGCCAGGACCCGACTTTCTCGGCCACCGGCGCCGTGGACGGCGACCGGGTCACCGTCACGGTGACCGGCGAGGTGGACATGGCCACCGCCGACGCCCTCTTCGAGGCGGCCACCCCGGCCGGCGTCCGCGGCGCGACGATCGACCTGCGCGCCGTGACCTTCTTCGACTCGGCGGCCATCCACACCCTGATCCGGCTGGCCGAGCGGTTCCCGGGGACGCTGCGGGTGATGCCGTCCGGCCGGGTCCGCCGGGTGCTGGACATCTCCGGCCTGAGCGGTCAGCCCTGGCTCAAGCCGGATCAGGACTGA
- a CDS encoding YlxR family protein, translated as MRPRRGTDRIRGRRDRGVDFPLVGPTRTCVGCRNRAPAASLLRFVAAGSGGDLRLLPDPSRRLPGRGAHLHPDPACFEQAERRRAFGRALRLTGVADAGLLAEHIRTVSVPCGTTDDEALPPRHDPAR; from the coding sequence ATGCGGCCGAGGCGGGGAACTGACCGGATACGCGGTCGCCGCGATCGAGGGGTAGACTTCCCCTTGGTCGGCCCGACGCGAACCTGCGTCGGCTGCCGCAACCGCGCGCCGGCCGCTTCATTGCTGCGGTTCGTCGCGGCTGGATCCGGGGGAGACCTCCGGCTTCTGCCCGATCCAAGCCGCCGACTGCCGGGCCGGGGAGCACACCTGCATCCCGATCCGGCCTGCTTCGAGCAGGCGGAGCGACGTCGCGCCTTCGGGCGTGCGTTGCGTCTCACCGGTGTTGCTGACGCCGGACTGCTTGCCGAGCACATCCGTACGGTCTCCGTGCCGTGCGGAACCACCGATGACGAGGCGTTGCCGCCCCGTCACGACCCAGCAAGGTAG
- a CDS encoding ferritin-like domain-containing protein, whose amino-acid sequence MKEELAGALAAEEAAIWAYGLIGVHLPDEAEQDQARACEDVHRLRRDFLVGRLAGLKASTAPTPPGYQLPFPVTDRASALKLAVHVEDGVAQAWRVVLPVTESAERVDALSALTDSAVRATKWRKLAQLSPLTLIFPGRPTA is encoded by the coding sequence GTGAAAGAGGAACTGGCCGGAGCACTGGCCGCCGAGGAGGCGGCCATCTGGGCGTACGGGCTGATCGGCGTGCACCTGCCGGACGAGGCCGAGCAGGACCAGGCGCGGGCCTGCGAGGACGTGCACCGGCTGCGCCGGGATTTCCTGGTCGGCCGGCTGGCCGGGCTGAAGGCGAGCACCGCGCCGACCCCGCCCGGCTACCAGCTGCCGTTCCCGGTCACGGACCGCGCCTCGGCGCTCAAGCTCGCCGTCCACGTCGAGGACGGGGTGGCCCAGGCCTGGCGGGTGGTGCTGCCGGTCACGGAGAGCGCCGAGCGGGTCGACGCGCTGTCTGCTTTGACCGACTCCGCAGTTCGTGCGACGAAGTGGCGGAAACTCGCCCAGCTCAGCCCGCTGACCCTGATCTTTCCGGGCCGGCCGACCGCCTGA
- the nusA gene encoding transcription termination factor NusA codes for MNIDLAALRALEREREIPFETILAAIETALLTAYRHTDGAESHARVEIDRKTGVASVLAQELDADGTVVREWDDTPHDFGRIAAMTAKQVILQRLREATDEQHFGEYAGRDGDLVTGVVQADAARAEKGIVIVDLGKLEAVLPQSEQVPGESYEHGSRIRCIVVHVAKGFRGPQITLSRSHPALVKKLFALEVPEIADGTVEIAAIAREAGHRTKIAVRSTVQGVNAKGACIGPMGQRVRAVMSELHGEKIDIIDWSDDPAQFVGNALSPAKALRVEVVDAATRTARVTVPDFQLSLAIGREGQNARLAARLTGWRIDIRPDNEPAPVADRDAAEAGN; via the coding sequence GTGAACATCGACCTCGCGGCGCTGCGCGCCCTGGAGCGCGAGCGGGAGATCCCGTTCGAGACGATCCTCGCGGCCATCGAGACCGCGCTGCTCACCGCGTACCGGCACACCGACGGCGCGGAGAGCCACGCCCGGGTGGAGATCGACCGCAAGACCGGCGTCGCCTCGGTGCTGGCGCAGGAGCTGGACGCGGACGGCACGGTGGTCCGGGAGTGGGACGACACCCCGCACGACTTCGGCCGGATCGCCGCGATGACCGCCAAGCAGGTGATCCTGCAGCGGCTCCGGGAGGCCACCGACGAGCAGCACTTCGGTGAGTACGCGGGGCGCGACGGCGACCTGGTCACCGGTGTCGTGCAGGCCGACGCCGCGCGTGCCGAGAAAGGCATCGTGATCGTCGACCTGGGCAAGCTGGAGGCGGTGCTGCCGCAGTCCGAGCAGGTGCCCGGGGAGTCGTACGAGCACGGATCCCGGATCCGGTGCATCGTGGTGCACGTGGCCAAGGGGTTCCGCGGTCCGCAGATCACCCTGTCCCGCTCGCACCCGGCGCTGGTGAAGAAGCTGTTCGCGCTGGAGGTGCCGGAGATCGCCGACGGCACCGTGGAGATCGCCGCGATCGCACGTGAGGCAGGTCACCGTACGAAGATCGCGGTCCGTTCCACGGTCCAGGGCGTGAACGCCAAGGGCGCCTGCATCGGCCCGATGGGCCAGCGGGTCCGCGCGGTGATGAGCGAGCTGCACGGCGAGAAAATCGACATCATCGACTGGTCCGACGACCCGGCCCAGTTCGTCGGCAACGCGCTGTCCCCGGCGAAAGCCCTGCGTGTGGAGGTCGTCGACGCGGCCACCCGGACGGCCAGGGTGACCGTGCCCGATTTCCAGTTGTCCCTGGCCATCGGCCGGGAGGGGCAGAACGCTCGGCTCGCCGCCCGGCTCACCGGCTGGCGCATCGACATCCGCCCGGACAACGAACCCGCTCCAGTCGCGGACCGTGATGCGGCCGAGGCGGGGAACTGA
- the infB gene encoding translation initiation factor IF-2 has translation MRSAVPGKARVHELAKELGVDSKTVLATLKDMGEFVKSASSTVEAPVARRLRGALEASGSVPAAPSAPAAPAPAPSGGASTPSASPRPGPPAVRPQPPRRPGPTPGPGPSAAPTSPAPSPGPAARPNPPAPGRPGPRPGPIAKPASAHDIEVAAAEARASALKAEQEAAVKAAQAAQAARTRDAERRGPAGPSEGGPRGPRPGPAGMPPRPGSPAAGRAGGNQGGPGQGGPRPGPAGGAPRPPARGPGNNPFGVSGNAAAGPRPSPASMPRPNQPGMPPRPSPASMPPRPSPASMPSQRPAGPGGRGGAGGAGRPGGPGGGRGGPGGAGGGFRPGGGGGGGGFRGGPGGGGGGGGFRPGGGGGGGFRPGGGGPGGGGGGPVGAGAPGRPGGAGGRGRGGGAAGAFGRPGGRPTRGRKSKKQRRQEFDNLSAPQMSSGAPRGQGQEIRLSRGASLSDFADKINANPGSLVQEMFNLGEMVTATQSVSDDTLLLLGEHLGFDVKIVSPEDEDRELLAQFNINLDAEVAEDRLVTRPPVVTVMGHVDHGKTKLLDAIRKTNVVAGEAGGITQHIGAYQVVVPHQGEERAITFIDTPGHEAFTAMRARGAQVTDIVILVVAADDGVMPQTVEALNHAKAAEVPIVVAVNKVDKPDANPDKVRQQLTDYGLLAEEYGGDTMFVNVAAKPGLGIDDLLEAILLTADASLELTAPIDGPAQGVAVEAHLDKGRGAVATVLVQKGTLRAGDSIVAGGAHGRVRAMLDENGKQVAEAGPARPVLVLGLTSVPSAGDTFLAAEDDRTVRQIAEQRQARRRAAAFANSGAKATLETLMAQLKEGEKTSLTLVIKGDSSGSVEALEDALFKIEIPDEIQLKVIHRGVGAITESDVNLASASSEQTATIIGFNVRASNKVKEMADRAGVEIRYYSVIYQAIEEIEAALKGLLKPEYEEVELGTAEIREVFRSSKIGLIAGCMVRSGLIRRNSKARIIREGTVVAENVTISSLKRFKDDATEVREGFECGLTFGGFGTPQIGDVIETFEMREKPRA, from the coding sequence ATGAGGAGTGCAGTGCCAGGCAAGGCCCGCGTACACGAGCTCGCGAAAGAGCTCGGGGTCGACAGCAAGACCGTGCTCGCCACATTGAAGGACATGGGCGAGTTCGTTAAGTCCGCATCCAGCACCGTCGAGGCCCCGGTGGCCCGGCGGCTGCGTGGCGCCCTCGAGGCGAGCGGCAGCGTCCCGGCGGCTCCGTCCGCTCCGGCCGCGCCCGCTCCCGCCCCGTCCGGTGGCGCCTCCACTCCGTCCGCGTCGCCGCGTCCCGGCCCGCCGGCGGTCCGTCCGCAGCCCCCGCGCCGTCCCGGGCCCACGCCCGGTCCCGGCCCGTCGGCCGCACCGACCTCCCCTGCTCCGTCGCCCGGGCCGGCCGCCCGGCCGAACCCGCCGGCTCCCGGCCGTCCGGGCCCCCGGCCCGGCCCGATCGCGAAGCCGGCCAGCGCGCACGACATCGAGGTGGCGGCCGCCGAGGCGCGCGCCTCGGCGCTGAAGGCCGAGCAGGAGGCCGCCGTCAAGGCGGCCCAGGCCGCGCAGGCCGCCCGCACCCGGGATGCCGAGCGTCGCGGTCCCGCCGGTCCGTCCGAGGGCGGCCCGCGTGGCCCGCGCCCCGGTCCGGCCGGCATGCCGCCGCGTCCGGGTTCCCCCGCCGCCGGCCGTGCCGGTGGCAACCAGGGTGGCCCGGGTCAAGGCGGTCCCCGTCCGGGTCCGGCCGGCGGCGCGCCGCGTCCGCCCGCGCGTGGTCCCGGCAACAACCCGTTCGGTGTCTCCGGTAACGCCGCGGCCGGTCCGCGTCCGTCGCCGGCCTCGATGCCGCGTCCCAACCAGCCCGGCATGCCGCCGCGGCCGAGCCCGGCGTCGATGCCGCCGCGGCCCAGCCCCGCGTCCATGCCCTCGCAGCGTCCCGCCGGTCCCGGCGGCCGTGGTGGCGCCGGCGGTGCCGGTCGTCCCGGCGGTCCCGGTGGCGGCCGTGGCGGCCCCGGTGGTGCCGGTGGCGGCTTCCGTCCCGGTGGCGGCGGCGGTGGCGGTGGCTTCCGTGGCGGTCCCGGTGGGGGCGGCGGCGGTGGCGGCTTCCGTCCCGGCGGTGGCGGCGGTGGCGGTTTCCGTCCCGGTGGCGGTGGCCCCGGCGGCGGTGGCGGCGGTCCGGTCGGCGCGGGTGCTCCGGGTCGTCCCGGTGGCGCCGGTGGCCGTGGCCGCGGCGGTGGCGCGGCGGGTGCCTTCGGGCGTCCCGGCGGCCGGCCGACGCGTGGCCGCAAGTCGAAGAAGCAGCGGCGTCAAGAGTTCGACAACCTGTCGGCTCCGCAGATGAGTTCGGGCGCTCCGCGCGGTCAGGGTCAGGAGATCCGGCTGTCGCGTGGTGCCTCGCTGTCCGACTTCGCCGACAAGATCAACGCGAACCCGGGCTCGCTCGTCCAGGAGATGTTCAACCTGGGTGAGATGGTCACGGCGACGCAGTCGGTCTCCGACGACACGCTGCTGCTGCTCGGTGAGCACCTCGGCTTCGACGTCAAGATCGTCAGCCCCGAGGACGAGGACCGTGAGCTGCTCGCGCAGTTCAACATCAACCTCGACGCCGAGGTGGCGGAGGACCGGCTGGTCACCCGTCCCCCGGTGGTGACGGTGATGGGTCACGTCGACCACGGTAAGACGAAGCTGCTCGACGCGATCCGCAAGACGAACGTGGTGGCCGGCGAGGCGGGTGGCATCACCCAGCACATCGGCGCCTACCAGGTCGTCGTCCCCCACCAGGGTGAAGAGCGCGCGATCACCTTCATCGACACCCCGGGTCACGAGGCGTTCACCGCCATGCGTGCCCGTGGTGCCCAGGTCACCGACATCGTCATCCTCGTGGTGGCGGCGGACGACGGCGTGATGCCGCAGACGGTCGAGGCGCTCAACCACGCCAAGGCCGCCGAGGTGCCGATCGTGGTCGCGGTGAACAAGGTCGACAAGCCGGACGCCAACCCGGACAAGGTCCGGCAGCAGCTGACGGACTACGGCCTGCTCGCCGAGGAGTACGGCGGCGACACGATGTTCGTCAACGTGGCCGCCAAGCCGGGGCTCGGCATCGATGACCTCCTCGAGGCCATCCTGCTGACCGCCGACGCGTCGCTGGAGCTGACCGCTCCGATCGACGGCCCCGCTCAGGGTGTCGCGGTCGAGGCGCACCTGGACAAGGGCCGCGGCGCCGTCGCGACCGTCCTGGTGCAGAAGGGCACGCTGCGGGCCGGCGACTCGATCGTGGCGGGTGGCGCGCACGGCCGCGTCCGCGCCATGCTCGACGAGAACGGCAAGCAGGTCGCCGAGGCCGGTCCGGCCCGTCCGGTCCTGGTCCTGGGTCTGACGTCGGTGCCCAGCGCCGGCGACACGTTCCTGGCCGCCGAGGACGACCGCACGGTCCGCCAGATCGCCGAGCAGCGACAGGCCCGCCGTCGTGCGGCCGCGTTCGCCAACTCGGGTGCCAAGGCCACTCTCGAGACGCTCATGGCCCAGCTCAAGGAGGGCGAGAAGACCTCCCTTACGCTGGTCATCAAGGGCGACAGCTCGGGCTCGGTCGAGGCCCTCGAGGACGCGCTGTTCAAGATCGAGATTCCGGACGAGATCCAGCTCAAGGTCATCCACCGCGGCGTCGGTGCGATCACCGAGAGCGACGTCAACCTGGCGTCGGCCTCGTCGGAGCAGACCGCGACGATCATTGGCTTCAATGTCCGGGCCTCGAACAAGGTCAAGGAGATGGCCGACCGCGCCGGCGTGGAGATCCGCTACTACAGCGTGATCTACCAGGCCATCGAGGAGATCGAGGCGGCGCTCAAGGGCCTGCTCAAGCCGGAGTACGAAGAGGTCGAGCTGGGCACGGCGGAGATCCGCGAGGTCTTCCGCTCGTCCAAGATCGGTCTGATCGCCGGTTGTATGGTCCGCTCCGGGCTCATCCGCCGGAACTCCAAGGCGCGGATCATCCGCGAGGGCACTGTCGTGGCGGAGAACGTCACGATCAGCTCGCTCAAGCGGTTCAAGGACGACGCGACCGAGGTCCGCGAGGGCTTCGAGTGTGGTCTGACCTTCGGTGGGTTCGGCACGCCGCAGATCGGCGACGTGATCGAGACCTTCGAGATGCGCGAGAAGCCGCGGGCCTGA
- the rimP gene encoding ribosome maturation factor RimP, whose protein sequence is MTQRGRAGARPGGRPGGRRTQPDTRSTPLAPRIDLTAARARLREVVEPVVTKAGYDLEDLTLSRAGRRFVVRVLIDADGGIGLDDVAVVSREISEALDTADEQGGELLSGEYQLEVGSPGVDRPLTEPRHWRRNVGRLVAVNGVTGRVLSTSDSGVTLEVDGAPREVAWADLGAGKVQIEFKRMDEADFGDEDETDDLDDDDDDHEGEGEE, encoded by the coding sequence ATGACGCAGCGTGGTCGCGCCGGGGCCCGGCCCGGTGGTCGCCCCGGTGGCCGGCGGACCCAGCCGGACACCCGGAGTACCCCCCTCGCCCCGCGGATCGATCTGACCGCGGCCCGCGCCCGGTTGCGCGAGGTGGTCGAGCCGGTGGTCACCAAGGCCGGATACGACCTGGAGGATCTCACCCTGTCCCGGGCCGGTCGCCGGTTCGTGGTCCGGGTGCTGATCGACGCCGACGGCGGGATCGGCCTGGACGACGTGGCGGTCGTCTCCCGGGAGATCTCCGAGGCCCTGGATACCGCCGATGAGCAGGGCGGCGAGCTCCTCTCGGGGGAGTATCAGCTGGAGGTCGGCTCGCCCGGCGTGGATCGGCCGCTGACCGAGCCGCGACACTGGCGCCGCAACGTCGGCCGCCTGGTCGCGGTGAACGGGGTGACCGGCCGGGTGCTGAGCACCTCCGACAGCGGCGTGACGCTGGAGGTGGACGGCGCCCCGCGCGAGGTGGCGTGGGCCGACCTCGGCGCGGGCAAGGTCCAGATCGAGTTCAAGCGCATGGACGAAGCCGATTTCGGCGACGAGGACGAGACCGACGACCTCGACGATGACGATGACGACCACGAAGGGGAGGGCGAGGAGTGA
- a CDS encoding nucleotidyltransferase domain-containing protein, which translates to MVIEEIDTTSQRAALAGRLCDAIQHRWSAEVRAVGVCGSVAHGDDNESSDVDLVVITYRPRTGPKPAMRKVDGIPVDLRVLCAEEALAGARQLTARWPLLADRYMTTFGLHDPKDFFKELREAHQHLLTEARPAEFSQLARHNWAVANGARQRAVRLTQWYDTDAALVTIAEARVHAALVAGFLTRTWFRNPADAVKRTGVAAADMQELGAILKYQADELAARGRPVDGTLGALFD; encoded by the coding sequence GTGGTGATCGAGGAGATCGACACCACGTCCCAGCGGGCCGCGCTGGCCGGTCGGCTCTGCGACGCGATCCAGCACCGCTGGTCGGCCGAGGTGCGAGCGGTCGGCGTGTGCGGCTCGGTCGCGCACGGCGACGACAACGAGAGCAGTGACGTCGACCTGGTGGTGATCACCTATCGGCCGCGGACCGGCCCGAAACCGGCCATGCGCAAGGTCGACGGCATCCCGGTCGACCTGCGGGTGCTGTGCGCCGAGGAGGCGCTGGCCGGGGCACGGCAGCTCACCGCGCGCTGGCCGCTGCTGGCCGACCGGTACATGACCACGTTCGGGCTGCACGACCCCAAGGACTTCTTCAAGGAGTTGCGCGAGGCGCACCAGCACCTGCTCACCGAGGCCCGGCCGGCCGAGTTCAGCCAGCTGGCCCGGCACAACTGGGCCGTCGCGAACGGCGCCCGGCAGCGGGCCGTCCGGCTCACCCAGTGGTACGACACCGACGCCGCGCTGGTCACCATCGCCGAGGCCCGGGTGCACGCCGCGCTGGTCGCCGGCTTCCTCACCCGGACCTGGTTCCGCAACCCGGCCGACGCGGTGAAACGGACCGGGGTGGCCGCCGCCGACATGCAGGAGCTGGGCGCCATCCTGAAATACCAGGCGGACGAGCTGGCCGCCCGCGGCCGCCCGGTGGACGGCACGCTGGGCGCGCTCTTCGACTAG
- the map gene encoding type I methionyl aminopeptidase, with amino-acid sequence MTVRAPLVPGKQSRERSVPAAIVRPEYVGKKRPREWRGSHVQTPETIEKMRIAGRIAAQATQLAGEHCKPGVTTDEIDRVVHEFILDHGAYPSTLGYKGFPKSCCTSLNEVICHGIPDSTVLEDGDIINVDVTAYLNGVHGDTDATFCVGEVSEEARLLVERTHEAMMRGIRAVAPGRPINAIGRVIEAYARRFGYGVVRDFTGHGIGEAFHSGLYVPHYDNPRLDTVMEPGMTFTIEPMITLGTHEYEVWKDGWTVVTKDRKWTAQFEHTLVVTEDGVEILTLP; translated from the coding sequence ATGACCGTACGTGCGCCGCTCGTGCCGGGTAAGCAGTCGCGTGAGCGATCGGTCCCGGCCGCCATCGTCCGCCCCGAATACGTCGGGAAGAAACGTCCCCGGGAATGGCGCGGCTCGCACGTGCAGACCCCGGAGACCATCGAGAAGATGCGGATCGCCGGGCGGATCGCCGCGCAGGCCACCCAGCTGGCCGGCGAGCACTGCAAGCCGGGCGTGACCACCGACGAGATCGACCGGGTGGTGCACGAGTTCATCCTGGACCACGGGGCGTACCCGTCCACGCTGGGCTACAAGGGCTTCCCGAAATCCTGCTGCACCTCGCTGAACGAGGTGATCTGCCACGGCATCCCGGACTCCACGGTGCTGGAGGACGGCGACATCATCAACGTCGACGTCACGGCGTACCTGAACGGCGTGCACGGCGACACCGACGCCACGTTCTGCGTCGGCGAGGTGAGCGAGGAGGCCCGGCTGCTGGTCGAGCGGACCCACGAGGCGATGATGCGGGGCATCCGCGCGGTCGCCCCGGGCCGGCCGATCAACGCGATCGGGCGGGTGATCGAGGCCTACGCGCGCCGGTTCGGGTACGGCGTGGTCCGCGACTTCACCGGGCACGGCATCGGCGAGGCGTTCCACTCCGGCCTCTACGTGCCGCACTACGACAACCCCCGGCTGGACACCGTGATGGAACCGGGGATGACCTTCACCATCGAGCCGATGATCACCCTGGGCACCCATGAGTACGAGGTGTGGAAAGACGGCTGGACCGTGGTGACCAAGGATCGCAAGTGGACCGCCCAGTTCGAGCACACCCTGGTGGTGACCGAGGACGGCGTCGAGATCCTCACGCTGCCGTGA
- a CDS encoding VIT1/CCC1 transporter family protein — protein MTAVIEHHHADVSGGWLRAATFGAMDGLVTNIALIAGVGGASTDRHLLVLTGMAGLVAGAISMGIGEWTSVRTQNEQIAAELGKELHELRVNPEGEADELVEMWTARGLPPDLARQVAEVLKKHPEQALRVHAQEELGVVPDELPSPWTAAGSSFVCFAVGAVIPLLTLLLGYDDLWAALAVGGLGLFAAGAIVSRLTARPWWLGGLRQLLLGLLAALLTYAVGTVIGVDVT, from the coding sequence GTGACCGCCGTGATCGAGCACCACCACGCCGACGTCTCCGGCGGCTGGCTGCGCGCCGCGACGTTCGGCGCGATGGACGGCCTGGTCACCAACATCGCGCTGATCGCCGGGGTGGGTGGCGCCAGCACCGACCGCCACCTGCTGGTGCTCACCGGGATGGCCGGCCTGGTGGCCGGCGCGATCTCGATGGGCATCGGCGAGTGGACAAGCGTCCGCACGCAGAACGAGCAGATCGCCGCGGAACTCGGCAAGGAGCTGCACGAGCTGCGGGTCAACCCGGAGGGCGAGGCCGACGAGCTGGTCGAGATGTGGACCGCCCGCGGCCTGCCGCCGGATCTGGCCCGCCAGGTCGCCGAGGTGCTCAAGAAGCATCCCGAGCAGGCGCTGCGGGTGCACGCCCAGGAGGAGCTCGGCGTGGTGCCGGACGAGCTGCCCAGTCCCTGGACGGCGGCCGGCTCGTCGTTCGTCTGTTTCGCGGTGGGCGCGGTGATCCCGCTGCTCACGCTGCTTCTGGGGTACGACGACCTGTGGGCCGCCCTGGCTGTCGGGGGACTCGGCCTGTTCGCCGCGGGTGCGATCGTTTCCCGGCTCACCGCCCGGCCGTGGTGGCTGGGCGGCCTGCGTCAGCTGCTGCTCGGGCTGCTGGCGGCGCTGCTGACGTACGCCGTGGGCACCGTGATCGGCGTCGACGTCACCTGA